The sequence ACAGTTGCAAATGTGAATGTATGAACAGAGTCCTTTTCTACGTCAAAGGAAGCTGTTGTCGTTCCCTTTGCAATTGTCTGAGGTTCAAGACCTTCTGCCGTGATTTTAACGGAAGCATAATCTTCTGCAGCCGGTTCATTCCATGTAAGAACGATTTTTGTTCTGGAAGTTTCGTTTGAACGGGCAATATCTGTAACAGAATCCGGTGCGTTGACATCATAAGTCTCTACTCTGAGAGCATCAGATTCTGTTCCGGCATTATCATAAATATCATAAGGTGTAATCGTAAAGTTATAGAGTGTGTTTTCAGCAAGATTTGCAAACTTATAAGAAGTTTCCCCTGAAGTAAGTGTTATGTCTTCCGGACCGCCCTTGATTACAACATATGCAAAGTCTGCATCAGATGGATTAGTCCATGTAATGACGGCACTGTTTCCTGTTATGCTTTCTGCATTTACAGAGAGGTCAGAAATTTTTTCAGGACCTTTGCCGTCTGTTGCTTCGGTGCCTGTCCATACTGCAGGTTTGATTGCAATCTGCCAGTCGATGTTTGATTTATCAACACTGGCATTTACGCTGAGATTTAAGCATGAACTGTAGAAGTATCTGCCTGTGTACTGGTCTGAATGAATGAAATACCAGCCTTCATAGTTTTCCGGAACTGCAGAAGTGCATGTACTTCCTTCTTTTTCAAGAACAAAAGAAGACTGTTTTGTAAATGTTGAACTTGTAAGAACCTTCGTATCTTTGTCTCCGACCCAGAGTTCCCAGACATTACCTCTGTTGTATGACCAGTTGGCATCTTTCATGGCGTTGTAATTACTGTTCCATGAATTTCCGTCAAAATATACAAAGAGGTTTGAGCTTTCTGCAGTTTTATCTGTTGCTTCAAGACTGAAGGAATTTTCTGCCTTGCCGTCCTGAAGGCTAGGCCATACAATCCAGCGGTCATATTTCATGTCTGTAAGCGTAAATTTCTGCTCACTGCGTCCTACACCGATTAAGTTTTTATAGTCCCTTGATCCGTTTGTAAGAATATACGGAACGACATCAACATTGCTGTAAGGCTGTTTCATCTGCCATACGATTTTTACAGGCTTAACGGAACAGTCTGAGTAAGTAGTTTCTGTACTGCAGATGACTGCATCTTTTTCTGTATCAGTAAATACGGTAACAGCTGCAAGTTTGTACTCAGCTCCAGGTGTAAGTCCGTTTACAAGTATTTTATCAGAAGCACTGTAATCTGATGCACTTACAGCTGTGTCTGCTTCATCATTTTTATTTACAGCCTTTATACCGTAAGAAATGCTGTAACCTGTTTCTGCAGAAGGAGATATGCCTGTTATTTTAAGCTGTCCTGTCCATCCTGTTTCTGCAGAATAAGTAGTATTGATGGAACCTGTGCTTGACGGCATTGTCAGTGATACTGTACTTGAATCATCACCGTTGCCGCTTTCATCATAAGTAGTAATGGAAACCGTGCTTCCTGCAGAAAGAGTTCCTGCTGTAATGCTGTTGTTGATTTCATCTGCTGCATCAACAGCTGCTTTTTCCGTTCCGTTAATTTTAACTACAGTTTTTCTGTAATCAATGTCAGACGGATTTGTCCAGCTGATTAAACCGCTGTTCATGTCAATGGAAATACTGCTTACTTTTGCAGGAGGGAAGGAATCTCCTGACGTTTCAAAGTCTACTGCGGCAGAGACAGCTTCTGCATTTGCAGCATTTACGGCCTTTACAGTTACTGAGTATTTTCCTGAAGCTGTAAGCCCTGTAACAGAATATGAGTTTTTACCTTTGCCTGCTTCAGAAGAAACGATTTCCGTTCCGTCTTCTCCAGTTACAGTCACGATGATTTTTTCAAGAGAGCCGTTTGAAGGATTTTTCCATGATACAGTTGCAGTTGAATCACTTATGTCAGAAACTGTAACTTCTGAAGGTGCTTCCTGTGTAAGAGTCCATTCACCTTTTACTGCTGTATAATAGCTGTCTGAAAGTTTTCCTTTTGATTCTGCATCTGCAAGACTTAATCCGCTTAAGTTGTGAGCTGATTCCCACCAGTAGAGGGAAGAATCTGCTGTACTGCAAATCTGTACCTGATGGGTGCGTCCTTCTTCTTCTGCAGGAATGAATTTAAATTCGGCATAAGAAGGATTATAAGGCTCTGCATCAACCCAGAGTTGTGGTCCGGAACTGTTGACATTTTCCCAGTCAGGAATTGCACGCATACTGTTTGTAAAAGCGTATTTTTTGTCAATGTCAAGGTAAGCATACATTCCACCTGGTACAAGTGTACCGTCTGAAGAAACTGATGCTGCTTCAAGGGTAAAGTGTTCCGTACTTTCCGGTTCTGCAAGACCCGGTACGAGCAGCCATTTTGTGTATTTCATGCTGCTGATGGTATAGTTTACACCGTTACCTGTGTGACCGCAGCCAATGAGATTTTTATGAGAAGCTGATCCTGTTATGTATGGAACTACGGCTGCTGTTTCCCAGTCTGTATAAATTGCTGCTGCTTCAACTTTTACAGTTTCTGCTTCTAAAGCCGTGTTTATGTCTGTATAAGTAACTGTATAGTCAGTGTCTGTAAATTTTGCTTTTAATGCTATTTTATATTCTGTATTTGCATTAAGTCCCCGGAGGACAGCTGTTGTCTTTTCAGAAATAACTGCAGCTGCAGCTTCTGTATTTGTGCTGTCAATTGCCGTTACTGAATATTCTGCTCCGGAAGAGAATGTCGGAATGTCAGAAACAAGGTATGCATTTGACCAGTGAGGTTTTGCCTTCATTGATCCTGTGCTGATTGCTTTCCAGCAGTCTGCAGGAACTGTAACTGTATTTTCATTTCCTACTTTATCGAATGTTGTAAAAGTAAGTCCGGCTGCTGCTTTTGAAATTTCTATTGTGCGGTTTTGGAAAGAAACAGTATCAGTATCTTCTCCTGCAATCTGAACTTTAGCAAAATCTGAATCAGTTGGATTTTTCCAGCTGGCACTGAATGTCATGCTTTCTTCAGTAACGCTTTTAATTACAACATTGAGATCAGAAACTTTTGCACATGGAGTACTGTCTCCTTCTACAGTAAGAGAATCAGATTCACCGTTCTTAACAGAAACTTCTGATGAAGCATTTCCTTTTTTATCATAAGCTGTGATTGTAAAACCAAACGTACGGTTATCTTTTGCAGGTTCAATGTTAAAGCTGTATGTATTGTCAGCTTCGGCTGAAGTTGATACTTCGGCTGAAGTGAGTTCAACAGGTTCCTGTTCTATAGAATTAAGAGAAGGAACGATTTTGAATTTTTCTATATCACTGTCTGCAGAGTTTTTCCATGAGATGACTATTGCTGAACCGTCTTCACTTAAAGTCATAGCTGCATCAGATACAGATTCAGGAGGTGTAACGTCATCCTTTGTTTTAAATTCTACTTTTTCAACGGAATAGGTTTCTGCTTCTTCAGAATCAGCATAAGCCGTATAGATTTCTGCAGTGAAAGAAACATTTGAATCAAGGTTTTCAAATTTTACAGATGCTGTTTCCTTATCATAATAAT is a genomic window of Treponema rectale containing:
- a CDS encoding fibronectin type III domain-containing protein, with the translated sequence MLLTLRKFFSLIPAAVLAAGMLAGCSSDGGSSGGATEEEKIPSVTISYSGEKEVSDVIPGITGKSLLAAVENADDAVVSWTAGNEKTALFKSEGNSAEIVFLAEGSFTVNASITTADNKTYTDTVVFSSSLASPSPAAVTEPAVKENSVTEHEAELEWAPFNTENGSVLAYVVILKTEDDILSINYYDKETASVKFENLDSNVSFTAEIYTAYADSEEAETYSVEKVEFKTKDDVTPPESVSDAAMTLSEDGSAIVISWKNSADSDIEKFKIVPSLNSIEQEPVELTSAEVSTSAEADNTYSFNIEPAKDNRTFGFTITAYDKKGNASSEVSVKNGESDSLTVEGDSTPCAKVSDLNVVIKSVTEESMTFSASWKNPTDSDFAKVQIAGEDTDTVSFQNRTIEISKAAAGLTFTTFDKVGNENTVTVPADCWKAISTGSMKAKPHWSNAYLVSDIPTFSSGAEYSVTAIDSTNTEAAAAVISEKTTAVLRGLNANTEYKIALKAKFTDTDYTVTYTDINTALEAETVKVEAAAIYTDWETAAVVPYITGSASHKNLIGCGHTGNGVNYTISSMKYTKWLLVPGLAEPESTEHFTLEAASVSSDGTLVPGGMYAYLDIDKKYAFTNSMRAIPDWENVNSSGPQLWVDAEPYNPSYAEFKFIPAEEEGRTHQVQICSTADSSLYWWESAHNLSGLSLADAESKGKLSDSYYTAVKGEWTLTQEAPSEVTVSDISDSTATVSWKNPSNGSLEKIIVTVTGEDGTEIVSSEAGKGKNSYSVTGLTASGKYSVTVKAVNAANAEAVSAAVDFETSGDSFPPAKVSSISIDMNSGLISWTNPSDIDYRKTVVKINGTEKAAVDAADEINNSITAGTLSAGSTVSITTYDESGNGDDSSTVSLTMPSSTGSINTTYSAETGWTGQLKITGISPSAETGYSISYGIKAVNKNDEADTAVSASDYSASDKILVNGLTPGAEYKLAAVTVFTDTEKDAVICSTETTYSDCSVKPVKIVWQMKQPYSNVDVVPYILTNGSRDYKNLIGVGRSEQKFTLTDMKYDRWIVWPSLQDGKAENSFSLEATDKTAESSNLFVYFDGNSWNSNYNAMKDANWSYNRGNVWELWVGDKDTKVLTSSTFTKQSSFVLEKEGSTCTSAVPENYEGWYFIHSDQYTGRYFYSSCLNLSVNASVDKSNIDWQIAIKPAVWTGTEATDGKGPEKISDLSVNAESITGNSAVITWTNPSDADFAYVVIKGGPEDITLTSGETSYKFANLAENTLYNFTITPYDIYDNAGTESDALRVETYDVNAPDSVTDIARSNETSRTKIVLTWNEPAAEDYASVKITAEGLEPQTIAKGTTTASFDVEKDSVHTFTFATVDTSGNMQGDENNTDNSPAAYTAAAAPFADSVKASARWTKEILVTWTDTPASEDGVTYSYEVTGTDGINTILPANSDESNLISAGVQVAQFTDLTVGTEYTFTVNIVTSDGKTFTGDLSSKAAPRKVMAEYKTMNNSENPYFVASSAKALITNSGNSGGYSKTMVVYPALDGSIYYTYTADSTTDSNALKAETGTVDTFSLMLTSVSSSLTDGFVCMAAIDASKTAWVVYSDAAVFEKNSIEESALQYASFFNGTSKYDSDYPYSLRPTAEEGKIQIGAGSKTTNEKKITYRKSEGSPGVADGKWKVTYTYSTTAE